The following are encoded in a window of Methanobrevibacter ruminantium M1 genomic DNA:
- a CDS encoding carboxymuconolactone decarboxylase family protein, with the protein MGEKVFYGKGIRRIKEEDPQLYDSIENLDKNIWNANSLDYRTQKLIAIAISATNPESSSFLKQLSKAKKELDISRDEVMDVLKVVLLTSGMMPFNKALEVVNKLYD; encoded by the coding sequence ATGGGCGAAAAGGTTTTTTATGGAAAAGGGATTCGCAGAATCAAGGAAGAAGACCCTCAATTATATGATTCTATTGAAAACTTGGATAAGAATATTTGGAATGCCAATTCATTGGATTATAGGACTCAAAAGTTGATTGCAATAGCAATTTCAGCTACAAATCCTGAAAGTTCTTCATTCCTAAAGCAATTATCCAAGGCTAAAAAAGAGCTTGATATCAGTCGTGATGAAGTTATGGATGTTTTAAAGGTAGTTCTTCTGACATCTGGGATGATGCCCTTTAATAAGGCTTTAGAAGTGGTCAATAAGTTATATGACTAA
- a CDS encoding glycosyltransferase codes for MKILVVQESDWLKRNPHQQHHLMDRMVLRGHEVKVIDYPIDWPKEDSKGLIFHREVHENVSKVKPEADIEVIRPSFIKEPGLNYASLYFTHKKEIKKQIDEFKPDIIMSLGLLNAYTGSKLAKQHGIPFVYYLIDVLYALIPEKAFQSFGKKVNMKAIENSDLVITINQKLKELAMELGSKPETTILIDAGIDLNDFDPQLDDSNIRNMYNISEDDTVLFFMGWIYEFAGMKELAMELGKNKEKYPHMKILIVGDGDAYDRMVEIKEEYDLGDQLILTGKQPYERIPEFLASADFCLLPAYIDEEIMQDIVPIKLYEYLAMEKVVIASELPGISKEFGYGNGIEYVQKAEEVLETAQRILDEGRYEEISKKGREYVKSNDWEAITDKFENALEELIK; via the coding sequence ATGAAAATATTGGTAGTGCAGGAATCAGACTGGCTTAAGAGAAACCCTCATCAGCAGCACCATCTAATGGATCGCATGGTGCTACGTGGACATGAAGTAAAAGTTATCGATTATCCAATCGATTGGCCTAAAGAAGACTCAAAAGGACTTATCTTTCATAGGGAAGTCCACGAAAATGTCTCTAAGGTAAAGCCAGAGGCAGACATAGAGGTTATACGTCCTTCCTTCATAAAGGAGCCAGGGCTTAACTATGCCTCCCTATACTTCACACATAAAAAGGAAATCAAAAAGCAGATAGATGAGTTCAAGCCAGATATCATCATGAGCCTAGGGCTTCTAAATGCATACACAGGTTCAAAGCTTGCTAAGCAGCATGGCATTCCATTCGTATACTACCTTATTGATGTGCTATATGCACTTATTCCAGAGAAGGCATTTCAGTCATTCGGCAAGAAGGTAAACATGAAAGCGATAGAGAACTCAGACCTTGTAATCACTATCAATCAAAAGCTTAAAGAACTGGCAATGGAACTAGGTTCAAAACCAGAAACTACCATTTTGATTGATGCTGGAATTGATTTAAATGACTTTGACCCTCAGCTTGATGATTCCAACATAAGAAATATGTATAATATAAGTGAAGATGACACAGTCCTATTCTTTATGGGTTGGATCTATGAATTTGCAGGAATGAAGGAGCTTGCAATGGAGCTTGGAAAGAATAAGGAAAAATATCCTCATATGAAGATTCTAATTGTAGGGGACGGCGATGCCTATGATAGGATGGTGGAGATAAAGGAGGAGTATGATCTTGGTGACCAATTGATTCTCACTGGAAAGCAGCCTTATGAGAGGATACCTGAATTTTTAGCCTCTGCAGATTTCTGTCTTCTTCCGGCTTATATTGATGAGGAAATCATGCAGGATATCGTTCCAATCAAGCTTTATGAGTATTTAGCTATGGAAAAGGTTGTTATAGCAAGTGAGCTTCCGGGCATTTCCAAGGAGTTTGGATATGGAAATGGAATAGAGTATGTTCAAAAGGCAGAGGAGGTTCTCGAGACAGCTCAAAGGATACTTGATGAGGGAAGATATGAGGAGATTTCTAAAAAAGGAAGGGAATATGTAAAGTCAAACGATTGGGAAGCCATTACCGATAAGTTTGAGAATGCTCTTGAGGAGCTTATTAAATAA
- a CDS encoding DUF11 domain-containing protein, which yields MSIVSANDLNSIDDSIEADNLNSIEIEDIQVDSVESDDLEKSNIDEKVLSDGESDGDSGNETETLSSGDENNESDVSSNPNEGVATNLELDNDADKENVKIGELVTWTLEAKNYGPYDAENTQVYDELPEGLEYVSHTVTKGEFNPETGIWKIGDLKVGEKEYLKIVTKAVTTGEKVNKANLTSDTDIIDPDECYEEEEIDVEDDDDNHFEKVIHSKQLPRVGNPIFLLILSLLTVLGLNTRKK from the coding sequence TTGTCTATTGTTAGTGCAAACGATTTGAATTCAATTGACGATTCCATTGAAGCAGATAATCTAAATTCTATTGAAATTGAAGACATTCAAGTTGATTCTGTAGAATCAGATGATTTAGAAAAGTCTAATATTGATGAAAAAGTTTTAAGTGATGGGGAATCAGATGGCGATTCCGGCAATGAAACTGAAACTCTTTCATCAGGTGATGAAAATAATGAATCTGATGTCTCTTCTAATCCAAATGAAGGTGTAGCTACTAATTTAGAATTGGATAACGATGCTGATAAGGAAAATGTCAAGATTGGCGAGTTGGTTACTTGGACTCTCGAAGCTAAAAATTATGGTCCTTATGATGCTGAAAACACTCAAGTCTATGACGAATTGCCTGAAGGCTTAGAGTATGTCAGCCATACTGTCACAAAGGGAGAATTTAATCCTGAAACTGGCATTTGGAAAATCGGGGACTTGAAAGTCGGTGAGAAAGAGTATTTAAAAATCGTTACAAAGGCAGTTACTACAGGTGAAAAGGTTAATAAGGCTAATTTAACAAGCGATACAGATATTATCGATCCGGATGAATGTTACGAGGAAGAAGAAATTGATGTGGAAGATGATGATGACAATCATTTTGAAAAAGTTATACATTCAAAACAATTACCTCGTGTAGGAAATCCGATATTTTTACTTATCTTGTCTTTATTGACAGTTTTAGGTTTAAATACTAGAAAAAAATAG
- a CDS encoding dihydrolipoyl dehydrogenase family protein: protein MDYDVIYIGSGNASWQGARFLRKEGLKILIIEKSLYGGTCANRGCNSKALLDAPYEIKAFADNFEGYGKSGNFEVDWPALMKLKRKRIANMAPFLDGKYKEYDLDVAHGEGYIVDEHTVRVGDKTFTTDKIVICTGLKPIIPDIKGKEYLHDSTDFLDIEELPKHAIIIGGGFVGMEFASILAEAGLEADVIIRGNMALKFFHQPYVQNVIEILKEKNIRFHFNETVNEVIKDDSVVIENPEERVNIFENAQNTDDDLRDPDAKVDNKAYENAFTVNCDSGLSLTGDYVIAAMGRTANVDTIGLENVGLDYTKAGIKVNNYLQTAVPNIYACGDIADTGIAKLVTVAIHQSKYLGKALLGDAEEIVYPVVPAVAYTIPRIATVGVPAYIAEQSDEYDVHRIRYGKSYSLELKNDTRSEAKVIVDKDLNIVGAEIYAADAENVANMFTFIINQKITLEELDNMIYAFPSSSSVCLYKLHNIHYKF, encoded by the coding sequence ATGGATTATGATGTAATATACATTGGAAGCGGAAATGCATCTTGGCAAGGTGCTAGGTTCTTGAGAAAAGAGGGTCTGAAGATTCTAATTATAGAAAAAAGCTTATATGGTGGTACATGTGCTAATAGGGGCTGTAACTCTAAGGCCTTGCTTGATGCTCCATATGAAATCAAGGCATTTGCAGATAACTTTGAAGGCTATGGCAAGTCTGGCAATTTTGAAGTGGATTGGCCTGCCCTTATGAAGCTCAAAAGAAAAAGAATAGCAAACATGGCTCCTTTCTTGGACGGCAAATATAAGGAATATGATTTGGATGTTGCCCATGGGGAAGGATACATTGTGGATGAGCATACAGTGAGAGTTGGTGATAAGACATTCACAACAGATAAGATAGTAATCTGTACTGGCTTAAAGCCAATCATTCCTGACATTAAGGGAAAGGAGTATCTTCATGACAGCACTGACTTTTTAGACATTGAAGAGCTTCCTAAACATGCAATCATTATTGGAGGAGGCTTTGTTGGAATGGAGTTTGCATCAATCCTTGCTGAGGCAGGGCTTGAAGCGGATGTGATCATCAGAGGAAACATGGCCTTGAAATTCTTCCATCAGCCTTATGTTCAAAATGTAATCGAGATCCTAAAGGAAAAGAACATTCGATTCCACTTCAATGAGACTGTAAATGAAGTCATTAAGGATGATTCTGTGGTCATTGAAAATCCAGAGGAGAGAGTTAATATCTTCGAAAACGCTCAGAATACTGATGATGATTTAAGGGACCCAGATGCAAAGGTGGACAATAAGGCTTATGAAAATGCATTCACTGTCAACTGTGATAGCGGACTTAGCTTAACCGGCGACTATGTTATTGCAGCTATGGGAAGAACAGCCAATGTGGATACAATAGGCCTTGAGAATGTTGGCTTGGATTATACAAAAGCCGGAATAAAGGTAAATAACTATTTGCAGACTGCTGTACCTAATATCTATGCATGCGGAGATATTGCAGATACTGGAATTGCAAAGCTTGTGACTGTTGCAATCCATCAGTCCAAATATCTTGGAAAGGCATTGTTAGGGGATGCTGAGGAAATAGTCTATCCTGTTGTTCCGGCAGTTGCATACACAATCCCTAGAATAGCAACAGTAGGTGTTCCAGCCTATATTGCAGAACAAAGCGATGAATATGATGTCCATAGGATAAGATATGGAAAGTCATATTCCCTTGAGCTTAAAAATGACACAAGATCAGAGGCAAAGGTCATTGTAGATAAGGATTTAAATATAGTTGGTGCTGAAATATATGCTGCAGATGCTGAAAACGTGGCAAATATGTTTACTTTTATAATCAATCAAAAGATTACTCTTGAAGAGCTTGATAATATGATTTATGCATTCCCTTCAAGCAGTTCTGTTTGTTTGTATAAATTGCATAATATTCATTATAAGTTCTAG
- a CDS encoding glycosyltransferase family 39 protein, producing the protein MYIKSFFNDLNLTKKDGIYLLALTVFSILYTVHLIDVNYTLNFKSDPFVYLINGLVYAGMQGHIENYSYGMFLTPVVSFLTSLLFRMGIVDKIAIMIVSGVISILGEIGLYLLFKTKFNEVYSFFGCILFASFHIVLTIWGGGGIDIPVCAFSIITFLFMVLAVDKNPKYYIPTSIFLIISIFTKYDALFIIPILFLYYLTKHDFFNLVDLALSDRDELKIVIKNYIKSEEFKYIVISLIIAVVLFILFCEVIWSYGANLTFLTQSQESLNGFNSAKAARSHFYYNDKKFYIRNLYTFFYPQISQEFSLIIPAIIAIGTVFNFANIIRRRKEYPMVRDYKTPHFKYLLVGLIIILIPIAIIGFKYISHMVTNVALLTICVCLLSLADKFDIDKRTFNLDIFFLAWIFVFAVFFSFITIKGQRYLIIALPAVVYFVLRTIEEIFNKFKDSNILKITLIIIAAIIIVYSLSFTFTDGNFDTERNNTAIQEVYDYLVEYDPDYLNKNLSSDYSYGSRFGTWTLKKDVRYVKLGVIDQSESDYLIVKHDNVSLANYTEIYRAGKIKLYQNNMYDNSSI; encoded by the coding sequence GTGTATATCAAAAGCTTTTTTAATGATTTGAACTTGACCAAGAAGGATGGCATATATCTGCTGGCATTGACTGTTTTTTCAATTCTCTATACAGTCCACCTAATCGATGTAAACTATACCCTTAACTTTAAATCAGACCCATTTGTCTATTTAATTAACGGTTTAGTCTATGCTGGAATGCAGGGCCATATAGAGAACTATTCCTATGGAATGTTCCTAACACCTGTCGTATCATTCCTGACATCACTTCTCTTTAGAATGGGAATAGTGGACAAGATAGCAATAATGATCGTTAGCGGAGTCATAAGCATCCTTGGTGAAATTGGATTGTACCTACTATTTAAAACCAAGTTCAATGAGGTCTACTCCTTTTTCGGCTGCATCCTATTTGCAAGCTTCCACATAGTCCTCACAATCTGGGGCGGGGGAGGCATAGACATTCCAGTATGCGCCTTCAGCATCATTACATTCCTATTCATGGTATTGGCAGTTGACAAAAACCCTAAATACTACATTCCAACTTCAATATTCCTGATTATATCAATATTCACAAAATATGATGCATTATTCATAATACCTATATTGTTCTTATACTACCTAACTAAACATGACTTCTTCAATCTTGTGGATTTGGCATTAAGCGATAGGGATGAGCTTAAGATAGTTATTAAGAACTATATAAAAAGCGAAGAGTTTAAATACATTGTAATATCTCTGATTATAGCTGTTGTCTTATTTATACTGTTTTGTGAAGTGATATGGTCATATGGAGCTAATCTGACATTCCTGACACAATCTCAAGAGTCTCTAAACGGATTCAACAGTGCAAAAGCAGCGAGAAGTCATTTTTACTATAACGATAAGAAGTTCTATATAAGAAATCTCTACACTTTCTTCTATCCTCAAATCAGCCAAGAGTTTTCATTGATCATTCCTGCAATCATAGCAATCGGAACAGTGTTCAACTTTGCAAACATAATCAGAAGAAGAAAGGAATACCCTATGGTGAGAGATTACAAGACACCTCACTTTAAATACCTGTTGGTAGGGCTTATAATAATCCTAATTCCAATAGCTATCATCGGATTTAAGTATATCTCACATATGGTGACTAATGTTGCACTTCTAACCATCTGCGTATGCCTTCTATCGCTGGCAGATAAGTTCGATATAGATAAGAGGACCTTCAATCTGGACATATTTTTCCTAGCTTGGATTTTTGTCTTTGCAGTCTTCTTCAGCTTTATCACAATAAAAGGACAAAGATATCTGATTATAGCATTGCCTGCTGTAGTCTATTTTGTCTTAAGGACAATAGAAGAGATATTTAATAAGTTCAAGGATTCAAATATCCTTAAGATAACTTTAATAATCATTGCAGCGATAATTATTGTCTATTCCCTTTCATTCACATTCACTGACGGAAACTTTGACACTGAAAGAAACAATACCGCAATCCAAGAGGTATACGACTATTTGGTTGAATATGACCCTGACTATCTTAATAAGAATTTAAGTTCAGACTATTCATATGGATCCCGTTTTGGAACCTGGACCCTTAAAAAGGACGTTCGTTATGTCAAGCTAGGGGTGATAGACCAGTCAGAGAGTGATTATCTGATTGTAAAGCATGACAATGTAAGTCTTGCAAATTATACTGAGATTTATAGGGCTGGAAAGATCAAATTATATCAAAATAATATGTATGATAATTCCTCAATATGA
- a CDS encoding LOG family protein, giving the protein MRICVYGAGSTQIKSKYTDEAYKLGEEIAKRGHDLVFGGGSTGIMGAVSKGAIDNHGKVLGIAPEWMEEFEGICKDCDEFIYTESMDERKKLFLENSDAFIIAPGGIGTLDEFYEVIVLKKLNRHDKKIVIFNMFNYYDHMLEMIDFMIEEGVIRAGRDKKTFKIADSIEKVFKILERE; this is encoded by the coding sequence ATGAGAATTTGCGTTTATGGTGCTGGAAGCACTCAAATAAAATCAAAATATACAGATGAAGCATATAAGTTAGGGGAGGAAATAGCTAAAAGAGGCCATGATCTTGTATTCGGAGGAGGCTCTACAGGAATTATGGGAGCTGTATCAAAAGGAGCCATAGACAATCATGGAAAAGTCTTGGGAATAGCCCCTGAATGGATGGAAGAGTTTGAAGGAATCTGCAAGGATTGTGATGAGTTCATCTATACAGAATCAATGGATGAGAGAAAGAAGCTCTTTTTGGAAAATTCAGATGCATTCATTATAGCCCCTGGAGGAATAGGAACCCTTGATGAGTTTTATGAAGTAATCGTGCTAAAGAAGCTAAATAGGCATGATAAGAAGATTGTGATATTTAATATGTTTAATTATTATGATCATATGCTTGAGATGATTGATTTTATGATAGAAGAAGGAGTCATTAGGGCTGGAAGAGATAAGAAGACTTTTAAAATAGCTGATTCAATTGAAAAGGTCTTTAAAATCTTGGAAAGAGAATGA
- a CDS encoding carboxymuconolactone decarboxylase family protein, with product MKEEVFYGKGMERVKKEDEGLYQAIVGLNEAVWNGKVLDYKTQKLIAIGIAASNADSRATERQIMSAKKELGVTRDEVVDVLKVVLLTSGMQPFNKALQIANKVFE from the coding sequence ATGAAAGAAGAAGTATTCTACGGAAAAGGCATGGAAAGAGTAAAAAAAGAAGATGAAGGTTTATATCAAGCTATTGTAGGATTAAACGAAGCTGTATGGAATGGAAAAGTCTTGGATTATAAGACTCAAAAATTGATTGCAATTGGAATAGCCGCATCCAATGCAGATAGCCGTGCAACTGAAAGGCAGATTATGAGCGCTAAAAAGGAATTGGGAGTCACTCGTGATGAAGTTGTAGATGTATTGAAGGTTGTTTTATTGACTTCTGGCATGCAGCCATTCAACAAAGCCTTGCAGATTGCAAATAAGGTATTTGAATAA
- a CDS encoding thermonuclease family protein produces MNSKGKYLVLFLILILSFSIISASFAYTGTGFSHDIPFSKYSSQSNSDILNKYNNTDCHSEIKGICTYVADGDTIDVEGVGRVRFVGVNTPERGVTAYICSKRFVQKFCLNKEVSLDVDDSKRNDRYGRTLAVVIVDGKNLNEMLLKEGLAEIMYIPPSEFYPYDWSSDSTTSSSYTSGSSSSNSGGSYSSSSFTSGSTVSAPYVGSANSHKFHYSTCKWGKKISDKNRVTFNSRSDAISQGYAPCKACQP; encoded by the coding sequence ATGAATTCCAAGGGAAAATATCTTGTTTTATTTCTTATTTTAATATTATCATTTAGCATAATCTCTGCTTCATTTGCTTATACTGGAACTGGATTTTCTCATGACATTCCATTTTCCAAATACTCAAGCCAGTCAAACAGTGATATCCTAAATAAATACAATAATACAGATTGCCATAGCGAAATCAAAGGAATATGTACTTATGTGGCAGATGGGGACACCATCGATGTTGAAGGTGTTGGGAGAGTTCGTTTTGTAGGTGTCAATACTCCAGAACGTGGCGTCACAGCATATATCTGCTCCAAGCGTTTTGTTCAAAAGTTCTGTCTGAATAAGGAAGTCAGCCTGGATGTAGATGACTCTAAGAGAAACGATAGATATGGAAGAACATTGGCGGTGGTCATTGTAGATGGCAAGAACCTGAATGAAATGCTTTTAAAGGAAGGCCTTGCTGAGATCATGTACATTCCTCCAAGTGAGTTCTATCCATATGACTGGTCTTCAGACTCCACTACAAGCTCATCCTATACGTCAGGCAGCAGCTCTTCAAATAGCGGAGGGTCCTATTCATCAAGCAGTTTTACAAGCGGTTCTACAGTCTCTGCTCCTTATGTTGGAAGTGCAAACAGTCATAAGTTCCATTATTCCACTTGCAAATGGGGAAAGAAGATCTCTGATAAGAATAGGGTGACTTTCAATAGCAGGTCTGATGCGATAAGTCAGGGTTATGCTCCTTGTAAGGCATGTCAACCTTGA
- a CDS encoding DUF3795 domain-containing protein, translating to MKMPEKIDNMMFAPCGMNCKLCIKHISKSNPCPGCLIDSPNKTKNALKCKIKKCLETKRVKYCGRCSEFPCKLMKKQDKNYKKRYNYSTLDNAKRITYTGINRIMLEDKLNWECPSCGGIISIQERVCSDCGLNKED from the coding sequence ATGAAGATGCCTGAAAAGATAGACAATATGATGTTTGCACCTTGCGGAATGAATTGCAAGCTTTGCATAAAGCACATATCCAAGTCAAACCCATGCCCTGGATGCCTGATTGACAGTCCAAACAAGACAAAGAATGCCTTAAAATGCAAGATAAAAAAATGTCTGGAGACGAAGAGGGTAAAATACTGTGGCAGATGCAGTGAATTTCCATGCAAGCTTATGAAAAAGCAGGACAAGAACTATAAAAAACGCTACAATTACTCAACATTGGATAATGCAAAAAGAATCACTTACACTGGAATAAATAGGATAATGCTTGAAGACAAGTTAAATTGGGAATGTCCGTCATGCGGAGGCATAATAAGCATTCAAGAGAGAGTTTGCAGCGATTGTGGATTGAATAAGGAAGATTAA
- a CDS encoding MSCRAMM family protein — translation MKKNLSLKNILILSLIFLFVLSIGSSFATEDLNTTGDNNLIDDNAMADTLSDEKEISYQKPLMSDENSNSNNGSDEEKVISSNNSKSESFLIIRPNESSITVLGGNFQDLQDAIDYASDNYTIYLICNMLGEGKPIIVNKSVVIEGNGHTLDANYSSRIFCILSDNVVLKNLELIHGYQRAYDSYKLRPYDSKNFDNAPALTQEFFDYSVPPLNSTDDIEYGWGPAIKWLGNNGTLIDSAILNNKIDYANDIGEGKAVSWLGTGGRIINTFMVSNEYHHFFVPWGIVGYQQKSEGKVLDTSPHGVYYGNIEGNVYFLDVALNVLPNLDVKNVTSYYGEGKKISFNLNHGNASFVNESLELSILSKKYNYTFNVFSDENGNFEFNLPKNLSVGSYNLIVGFNDGKNNISSNTTVKINKATVSVSAPDFKAQYYSGAKYTLKLINAKTKKPISGMKVNLNVYNGEKVKTYTVKTNNKGIATFDKFTLPSVIYDAGKHKVTISVDKSYDLSKKEFTVQISKAKTDIKLSKTSFKYKKSDNLKISIKNQIKKTAISGLKLKVKVYTGKKYKTYTLKTDKNGMVKINTKILSKGSHKIQITSEDKRYLVSKTTSIKVA, via the coding sequence ATGAAGAAAAATTTAAGCTTAAAAAATATTTTAATTTTATCATTAATCTTCCTTTTTGTATTAAGCATAGGATCTTCATTTGCAACAGAAGATTTAAATACAACAGGAGATAACAATCTAATAGATGATAATGCCATGGCAGACACATTATCTGATGAAAAAGAGATAAGCTATCAAAAGCCATTAATGTCTGATGAAAACTCTAATTCAAATAATGGATCCGATGAGGAAAAGGTTATAAGTTCCAATAATAGTAAATCAGAGAGTTTTCTTATCATACGTCCTAACGAATCTTCTATTACAGTATTAGGAGGTAATTTTCAAGATTTGCAAGATGCAATTGATTATGCTTCAGATAATTATACAATATATCTAATTTGTAATATGTTGGGTGAAGGAAAACCGATTATTGTTAATAAGAGTGTAGTCATTGAAGGAAATGGCCATACTTTAGACGCTAACTATTCATCTAGAATTTTCTGCATTTTGTCTGATAATGTAGTATTAAAAAATTTAGAACTTATTCATGGCTATCAAAGAGCTTATGATTCTTATAAGTTAAGGCCATATGATAGTAAAAACTTTGATAATGCCCCTGCTTTAACTCAGGAGTTCTTTGATTATAGTGTCCCTCCTCTTAATTCAACTGATGATATTGAATATGGTTGGGGTCCTGCTATTAAATGGCTTGGAAACAATGGGACATTGATTGACTCTGCAATTTTAAATAATAAGATTGATTATGCTAATGATATTGGGGAAGGTAAAGCCGTATCCTGGCTTGGAACTGGCGGAAGAATAATTAATACATTTATGGTGTCTAATGAGTATCATCATTTTTTTGTTCCTTGGGGAATTGTTGGCTATCAGCAAAAGTCTGAAGGAAAGGTTTTAGATACTTCTCCTCATGGGGTTTATTATGGCAATATTGAAGGAAATGTGTATTTTCTTGATGTGGCCTTAAATGTTTTGCCTAATTTGGATGTTAAAAATGTCACTTCATATTATGGTGAAGGCAAAAAGATTTCATTTAACTTGAATCATGGCAATGCGTCCTTCGTCAATGAAAGTCTTGAACTCAGCATCCTTTCAAAGAAATATAACTATACATTTAATGTTTTCTCTGATGAAAATGGAAATTTTGAGTTTAACTTGCCTAAAAACTTAAGCGTTGGAAGCTACAATCTTATAGTGGGATTCAATGATGGCAAAAACAATATCAGTTCAAATACCACTGTAAAGATTAATAAAGCTACTGTAAGCGTTTCAGCACCGGATTTCAAGGCCCAATATTACTCCGGCGCCAAATACACTCTTAAGCTTATCAATGCCAAGACCAAAAAGCCTATAAGTGGCATGAAAGTAAACTTGAATGTCTATAACGGCGAGAAAGTCAAGACTTATACAGTCAAAACCAATAATAAAGGAATAGCCACCTTTGATAAGTTCACACTCCCAAGCGTAATATATGACGCTGGAAAACATAAGGTGACCATTTCTGTTGATAAGAGTTATGACTTAAGCAAGAAAGAGTTCACTGTCCAGATTTCCAAAGCAAAGACAGACATTAAGCTTTCAAAAACAAGCTTCAAATATAAGAAATCAGACAATCTTAAAATATCCATCAAAAACCAGATTAAAAAAACAGCCATTTCAGGCTTAAAACTTAAGGTAAAGGTTTACACAGGCAAAAAATACAAGACCTACACTTTAAAGACAGATAAGAATGGAATGGTTAAGATAAATACCAAAATCCTTTCAAAAGGAAGTCATAAGATTCAAATAACATCAGAGGATAAAAGATATCTGGTATCAAAGACCACTTCTATAAAAGTGGCATAG
- a CDS encoding DUF7575 domain-containing protein yields MAAIICPRCGKMNDGSLDFCIYCGTYFDDYNEEDNNDNLFFIRSMTNDGRPGKKQVVRLNEMPDNLQKPKHRLAILLGYLFAILGGLIGFVFAIYLITRKDKNARRHGLIQLVILLIEYALIGVLILNGQLDINMVLDPFNMTRMNNITQLYNSSQMNVSGSNISSLFGF; encoded by the coding sequence ATGGCAGCTATAATATGTCCAAGATGTGGAAAAATGAATGATGGAAGCTTAGATTTCTGCATCTATTGTGGAACTTACTTTGATGATTATAATGAAGAAGACAACAATGACAATCTCTTTTTTATAAGATCAATGACCAATGATGGGAGACCTGGCAAGAAACAAGTGGTCAGATTAAATGAAATGCCAGATAATCTCCAAAAACCTAAACATAGGCTTGCCATACTTTTAGGATACCTGTTTGCAATATTAGGCGGACTTATAGGATTTGTCTTTGCAATTTATCTAATTACAAGAAAAGATAAGAATGCCAGAAGGCATGGACTAATCCAATTGGTTATTCTATTAATAGAATATGCTTTAATAGGTGTTTTAATCTTAAATGGACAATTGGATATAAATATGGTTTTAGATCCTTTCAATATGACTCGCATGAATAATATAACTCAATTATATAATTCCAGCCAAATGAATGTTAGCGGGTCTAATATCTCAAGTTTATTTGGCTTTTAA